CAACAAAACAGCAGTTGCTTGAAACAAATAATATTGATTGTTATTGGGAAGATGAATTAAACAAAGTGGAGATAAAGAAGTTCTCCGGAAAGGCATTAGTTGCAGAAGATGTCAAAACCAATCAGATACTAATGAAGTTGCTGCTTGGAACAATGGGCATTGAGGTAACTATTGCAGAGAACGGAAACGAAGTGATTCAGAAAGCTCTTGCCGAAGAATTCGACCTGATATTTATGGACATTCTGATGCCGTATATGGACGGCTATGAAGCCCTGAAGGCTTTAAGGTCAGAGGGGGTGGTAACACCGATAATCGCCTTAACAGCTAATGCAATGACAGAAGATGTCAAAAAATGTGTAGAGGCCGGTTTTGATGATTATTTAGCCAAACCACTTGATCACTTCAAATTAATGAAAATAATCAATAAATACTTATTGTCAGAAGCCCCTGCTCAAATCGAAACCTTAAATTCTTCCCTATAGGGAAGAACTCATCATAGATTAAAAATTAACAATGCCGGCAACGGCTAAACGAACCCTGCCATATTCCTTTACAGGATTGAAATGATGGCAGGGCTAACAATTATTTGCCCATCTACCCATCGCTCACGCTCCGGGCTCGGATTGATTTATATTTTTGCACCATATTTGCCAGATTTTTCGGTATGCAAGTTCGAGCACTTGGGTAAATTTTTTTCTATCGCAAAGAATGCTCGCTGACATTCTCTGACGCATCGTCTGGCGAATTTTCGACAACGATTCCTGTTTTGCCGCCAATGCGCAGGCTTTATTAACATACTCATCGTGTTTTTGTGCGGCGAAAAATGTCATATCCAATCGACTGAACAAACTCAACGAAACACGGCTGCTGTGGCAGTCGCCGACAAGCGAAATAACAGGCACGCCCATCCATAACGCTTCGCATGTAGTCGTTGTGCCGTTGTACGGGAATGTGTCTAATCCGATATCTATCCTGTTATACAGTTCTAAATGCTCGGCAGGGGATTTGTGGCCGTGGATTTCAATTCTGTTTTTCTGCACGCCGAGCTTTTCAAATATTTCAAAATAATATTCCTGCATCGAGGTGTGCTGGCCGCCGCGGATTTTTAAAATCAATCGCGAATTCTCGACACGCTTTAGTATCTGCGACCATAACGACATAACTTCCAAATTAATTTTCTGATTTATGTTAAATGAGCCAAATGTGGTAAAACCGTTTTTTACGCACGGGCATTCGGCAAGCGGCGGCGCGAAGTCCGGCGGTCTGTAACACAAAAAACCGGTCGGCAGACAAATCTGGCTTTCAGTGTAATATTTGTGATTGTCCGGCGGGTCGGCAAGTTCGTCTGTGATTCGATAATCCATCTGCGAAAGGCCTGTCGTGTCGGGATAGCCGAGCCAGGTAACCTGAATCGGCGCAGGCTTTCGTGTAAAGGCCGCGAGTCTGCCGCCCGCGGTGTGGCCGGCGAGGTCAACGAGAATGTCAATTTTATCTCTGGCAATTGTGTCAGCGGCTTGCTGGTCTGTCAGGCCGTGAATATCCTTAAAGTTATCGAATTGCGGACGCATACGTTTTGTAACTCTGTCGGTTTCTTTCGAGTTATTATAGCCGAAGATTTCAAACGCACTGCGGTTATGACTTTCGAGAACAGGCTCAAAAAAATACGCGACGGAATGCTGATTAAAATTCGGCGAGACGTAACCTATGCGTAGTTTTCTGTCCGGTTCGGGAGTATTGGTGTGTTTGAGCGGAACATCCGACGTGAAATTTTTGCCCCATTTGATGTGTTCGTGAAATAGCGTTTGCGGGCTTATATCCGGCTTATAATGCAGTGAGTAGAGCAGTGTGTCGGCGGTTTCTGTGTCATCCTGCGCGATTTGGACGGCTTTTCGCAGCATTTCGATTCCCTCATTCGATTTGCCCAGCGAGATTAATTGGCCGCCGAGGATATTAAAAATTTTCGGGTCGCCGGGTTCGAGTTTTAATGCTTTTTCGGCATATTCAACGGCAGAGATGAAATTGCATCTTTCCTCTTCGATTCGACTCAACTCATAATACGCAAAGGAGTATTGGCCGAGTTCGAGAATTTTTTTGTTCAAGTTTTCCGCTCTGTCCAACTGTCGAATCTTGAACAGCAGGGTGGAAAAAATATAGAGCGATAAAGTTTTCGTGTTGGCATCCGGGATTGCGCAGACTTCTTCGACCGCGGTTTCGGTCAGCAGGTTTTCAGCTTTTTTGTTATCACCTGCGTTTACAGCGTTTTCCGCTTCGATTAAAAAATCGGGAATATTATCTGCCAAATTTTCGGCATTGTTCATAATCGTTCGGCGACGCTTTGAGCGTTAACTGTTTTTTTATCGTTCTGCTTTTGGCACCATGTCTGCCACATCTGCCGATACGCGTTTTCCATTCTCGCGGCGAATACGACTTTGTTGCAAAGCGCACTTGCCCGCAACCTGTCTCGCATTGTGTTTCTGATTTTGGCCAGCGAGTCCGGCTTCATTGCAAGCGCGACGGCTCTTGCGACGTACTGCTGCGGAGTCGGTGCGGCGAAAAATTCCATGCCGAGGTTTTTGAAAATGCTCAACCCTACTCTGGACATATGATTTTCGCCGACGAGCGATATCAGCGGTACGCCCATCAGCAGCGACTGGCAGGTGGTCGTCGTTCCGTTATACGGAAACGTATCGAGTGCAATATCTACCTTGTCATAGAGCATAAGGTCTGCCGGTGATTGCAGCCAACCTGAAATAGCTATGCGGTCTTTGGCGATGCCGGCCTGTTCAAATTGCTTCAAAAATATGTCGCGGATTTCATCGTCCTGACCTGATTTGAATTTCAACAGAAGATTCGAATTCGGAACCTGTTTTAGAATTTCAGCCCATAGTCCTATAATAAGCGGATTAATCTTACTGCTATTGTTGAAGCAGCCGAAAGTGATGTGCTTTGCCTCTATAAACGGCGCAGGTGCAACTAGCGGCTGGATTCCGCAGGGACTGTAGCAGAGGAAAATACCGGGGAGGTAAAATAATTTTTCGGAATAGTATTGTTCGCAGCCGGGCGGGTCGGCGATTGCATCGGTGATTCTGTAATCTATCTGGCTCATACCTGTTGTGTCAGGATAGCCCAGCCATGTTGCCTGAATCGGAGCGGGCTTGTATGCCATCGCGTACAGGCCCGTGTTGCCGGAATGGCCCGCCAAATCGACGAGGATGTCAATGCCGTCGCTTTCAATCAGCTCTGCTTTGGCTTTGTCGTCCAGTGGGCGGACATTTCTGTACTGGTCGAATTTGCTTTTGAGTCTTTCAGTTGTTTCGTCATGGTGAAAGACATTGCCGTAACCGAAAATTTCAAACTTATCGCGATTGTGTGCTTCGAGCAGCGGCTCAAAAAAATATGTTACTGAATGATTGCGAAAGTCCGGCGAGATATAACCGATTTTGAGTCTGCGGTTCGGGTCTGGGATATTGCGGTGTTGTTTTTTTGCCAGACGCGGAGGCATATTTCTCGATGCCCATCTGACGATATCGTTGAAAATTTCTGCACGCGGAAAATTTTGCAGATAATGGCTGTAAATAAAATAATTCGAATGTGCTATATCATGTTCCGGCCGCATTTTCATGACTTTTCGCAAAAGTTCTATCGCTTTTTCGGTTTGGCCGAGGCTTATCAGGTTACCTGCGAGATTTCCCCACAGAAAAGGTTCGTTCGGGGACATTTCGAGGGCTGTGTTCAAATAATGAATGGCTTTGTTGAGGCGTCCGGTTTTTTTGAAAATATCTGCCAACTCATTATAAACCGAAGAATGGTTATTAAATTTCAACAAATCTTCGAACATCTGTTCTGCACGGGCAATAATCTCGGCACTCTTCAGCAGCGAAGCGATTTTGAACATAGAAAAAACTTTTTCTGTGCCAATTAATCTTTCGAGTTCATTTTTGATGAACGTTTCGTCCAGAAGACGATTTGCCTTTTCCATATCGCCTGTTTCAATGGCATTTTCCGCGTCTTTGAGCCATTGCGGCATTAGTTTGGCCGCCCAGTCGTCGAACGACATTCCTTTGATTGGGTCGTTTTTTTTATTATTGCTGATTTTGAATTTTTGCTTCATTTTTTCTTGTGTCCAAATATAAACATATCATGAACAAAACAGCCTTGGAAAGTTTCAACAATTTCAAGCTGCGCGAGGCTGAAAAGTTGTTTGATATTTTTTTCATCATAGAGGAATATGTGTTCCGGCGGCTTAAACTGCGGCCATTGAGCATTTTCGTTGCGATAACACGGCGTTTGAAACATAAAGAATCCGTTGTCGTCGAGCAGGTCATATACTTTCTGCAAAGCTCTGACCGGCTGTTCAAAATGTTCGAGGACATCGAAGCCGGCGATTATGCCGAACTTGTTGATTGGGATGGTGATGTCTGGGAAAAGCCCGCTGACAACGCGGGGCAGTTTAAAATGCTCTCTGGCAAACTGACAGGTTTTTTCATCCGGTTCATTTCCGACAACGTTTTTCAGGCCTCGCTGCATACAGTAATGCAGAAAACCGCCGTGAGCGCAGCCGATTTCAAGCAGACGAGCAGGCACATCCTTATATTTTTGTATTATTTGAACCATCAGCTTAAACCATATTGGAATGCGGTCTTTCAAATCATTATCTACCCGCTGTTCAATTGGCGGCAATTTTTTAATACCGGCCTGGTCGTGCCAATACGTTTGGAAACCATAAAAATCTTTTAGCTGTTCATTGTTAAGTTGTTGTTTCAAAACAAAAGTATCGCAGTTTGCGCAGCGAAAATAAGCAGGATTGACGGAATCCTGAAGCGTTCCGCCGCCGCACCAGCATTTTTGAAGATTTTTGGCCGCTTCAACTGTCTGTGCTTTTTCCATAGCTTTTTCGAGAATCAACATAATTACTATCCTTAACTATGTACAGAGACTATGCTCGCAGGACAGAGTGCAAGAAATGTGCCAGTAGGTGAAAAAGGCTTTTTTTGCGGAAAATCGGTAACAGGTAAGGGGGGATGTAGTGATATTAAACGTTTTCTCGAACCAGACAGGAAAATTATAGTTTTGAGTCTTTAATTTTGAGTGACGTACTAAAAATGGTGTCGGTTGTCAGATTAAGAAGCAGGTTTGGCAGTGTGGAGTCGGTTGTTAGTCTAACAGATTCGGTGTTTTGGGTTAGTTTGCGATGGCTTTCCAACTCTGATTCAATTCCTCTAACAGTTTAATAACCTCTTCAAGTTTGGCGGTATTTCTTTGAATGTTGCCGTCGTGAATATTGCGAATCATAAATGTATATAAGGCTCTAAGGTTGTTCGCGATTTCGCCGCCGGTTTCCATATCCAAAACGGTATTAAGCTCGTTAATAATGTCCTCTACCTTATTGAGATACTTGCTTTTTGTCTCTTGGTTGCCTGCCTGCATTTCGAATATGGCATATTTCAGGAACTTAATCGCGCCTTCGTAAAGCATCACTACAATACGACCCTGGCTTTGTGTCGTAATTGAGTTCTCCTGATATGTTTCGATGCCCTTCATTATTCAGCACTCCGTTATTGCTTATTAAAATGTGTGATACCTTTAAATATGGGGGATGGCTTTTTATTAACCATCCCCCTGAAATTCAATCAAATCTGCTCTTAATTAGCTATTGAGCAGTGAAAGTGCCATTTGAGGCATTGAATTAGCCTGTGACAACATGGCGATGCCAGCTTGAGAAAGCACTTGTGTTCTGGTCAGCGTTGCCATTTCTGTCGCAACGTCAACGTCAGATATACGGCTTTCAGCAGACATCAAATTCTCTGCCTGAATATCAAGAATCGAAATCGTGCTTTCAAGACGGTTCATCTTGTAACCGAATGCTGCACGAGCCGCGTCTTTTACGGTAATCGCATTGCCAACCGAAGTCAAAGCTGACTGTGCGGCTGAAGCTGACAAAATGTTGATACCTGCACCAACTGCAACTGTGCCAAATGATGCAGACACATCTGAAGCTGTTGTAGCGTCTGAAGTAAGTACTATAGCACCGGTTGTGGTGACGTCCGTATTTGCGTTTGTTTGTCCTGTGATGGCGACGGAGTCGGCTGAATCTTCATTCGAATCGAGC
Above is a window of Planctomycetaceae bacterium DNA encoding:
- a CDS encoding class I SAM-dependent methyltransferase, translating into MLILEKAMEKAQTVEAAKNLQKCWCGGGTLQDSVNPAYFRCANCDTFVLKQQLNNEQLKDFYGFQTYWHDQAGIKKLPPIEQRVDNDLKDRIPIWFKLMVQIIQKYKDVPARLLEIGCAHGGFLHYCMQRGLKNVVGNEPDEKTCQFAREHFKLPRVVSGLFPDITIPINKFGIIAGFDVLEHFEQPVRALQKVYDLLDDNGFFMFQTPCYRNENAQWPQFKPPEHIFLYDEKNIKQLFSLAQLEIVETFQGCFVHDMFIFGHKKK
- the fliS gene encoding flagellar export chaperone FliS → MKGIETYQENSITTQSQGRIVVMLYEGAIKFLKYAIFEMQAGNQETKSKYLNKVEDIINELNTVLDMETGGEIANNLRALYTFMIRNIHDGNIQRNTAKLEEVIKLLEELNQSWKAIAN
- a CDS encoding tetratricopeptide repeat protein, whose amino-acid sequence is MKQKFKISNNKKNDPIKGMSFDDWAAKLMPQWLKDAENAIETGDMEKANRLLDETFIKNELERLIGTEKVFSMFKIASLLKSAEIIARAEQMFEDLLKFNNHSSVYNELADIFKKTGRLNKAIHYLNTALEMSPNEPFLWGNLAGNLISLGQTEKAIELLRKVMKMRPEHDIAHSNYFIYSHYLQNFPRAEIFNDIVRWASRNMPPRLAKKQHRNIPDPNRRLKIGYISPDFRNHSVTYFFEPLLEAHNRDKFEIFGYGNVFHHDETTERLKSKFDQYRNVRPLDDKAKAELIESDGIDILVDLAGHSGNTGLYAMAYKPAPIQATWLGYPDTTGMSQIDYRITDAIADPPGCEQYYSEKLFYLPGIFLCYSPCGIQPLVAPAPFIEAKHITFGCFNNSSKINPLIIGLWAEILKQVPNSNLLLKFKSGQDDEIRDIFLKQFEQAGIAKDRIAISGWLQSPADLMLYDKVDIALDTFPYNGTTTTCQSLLMGVPLISLVGENHMSRVGLSIFKNLGMEFFAAPTPQQYVARAVALAMKPDSLAKIRNTMRDRLRASALCNKVVFAARMENAYRQMWQTWCQKQNDKKTVNAQSVAERL